From Cyanobacterium sp. T60_A2020_053:
CGGCGCTTTTGTTAATCTTAACGGTATCACCCCTGTGGCGGCAGCTAGTACCATCAAAACCCCTATTTTAGTCGCTTTTTTGCAAGATGTGGATGCCGGAAAGGTAAGACTAGATGAAATGTTAACCATGACAGAAGCCACCAAAGCGCCCGAAGCCGGAAATATGCAATATCAACCCCTTGGCACTCAATACACCGCCTTAAAGGTAATAGAAGAAATGATGATTAATAGTGATAATACTGCCACTAATATGATAATTGAAAAGGTGGGGGGCGCTGAAGCACTCAATCAAAGATTTAAGGAATGGGGTTTAGAAGCAACGGTAATTAATAATTATCTTCCTGATATGGAAGGCACTAACACCACCAGCGCCCGTGATTTGGCACAATTACTAATGAAAGTTAATCAAGGGGATTTAGTTTCTTTGCGCTCAAGAGACAGAATGTTAAATATTATGGAAAGGGTAGTAACAAGAACTCTTTTACCTCAAGGATTAGAACCAGAAGCTATAATTTATCATAAAACGGGAGATATTGGCATTATATTGGGGGATGCAGGAATTATTGATATTCCTAGCGGAAAACGATACATTGGAGCGGTATTTGTCCAGCGCCCTTACAATGATGTCAGAGGTAGGACTTTAATTCAAGATATATCTCGCACTACTTACCAACATTTTAAATGGTATGAACCAAGAAATAATTGATAATTGACATCCTTTCAAAGAACATTTTTTATCGTATTTCGGGCATAAGCGCCCGAATTTAGGTGTTGGTATCTGCGATATTTTCCCACCGTGTAATGAATTACACGGAACCAACGGTCCGATCGTTCAATAAATTGAACTAAGATTGCTTTTTAATTGATTTATAGGCGATCAAACGAACTTGAGATAAGATATTTTTTGTAATCAAAAGTGTTTGATTTTTCAATTAACCAACTCCCTAATTTGCTTGAAGTCTAATGGATAATCAACAATCGAAATGAAAAAATACCTAATTTATCTTTTTTCCAGCGCCCTCCTCTTTTTATCAGCAGGGATAGTTATAAACATACTCACCCAGAATAACGATTTTATCGCTTTAACCTTTATCGCAGTGGGGGCTATTCTTTTTTTACTTACCATCGGCATTTATCTTTATCAAAGTAAAGGGTTTTGGCAAAGAAGAAGCACAGAAGCTGGTACGAATGCCCTAGTTGCTACCCTTGCCGTGACAGTAATTTTTATCTTAGTAAATTATCTCGGTTTTACTTATAGTTGGCGCGTAGATTGGACTGAAAATCAACTATTTACCCTTTCCCCTCAATCTCAACAATTAGTTAAAAATTTATCCCAACCAATACAAATATATGTGTTTGACAGCGCCCCTAACCCCAACGATAGAGCATTATTAGAAAATTATCGCCGTCAGAGTAACCAATTTAGTTACGAATATGTCGATCCGCAAATTAACCTCAGTTTAGCACAACAATTTGGGGTACAGAGAGCCGGAGAAGTCTATATAAAATACGAAGATAGACAGCAATTAGTACAAAATATTTCCCCTGAAAATCCCTTAACGGAAGTAGAATTAACCAGGGCAATTAATAGCATCCAGCGCCCTTCTAGCCCCATGATATACATAATTCAAGGTCATGGCGAACCTACAGTAGAAGCTGGAGAAAATAGTTTTGCTGATGGGGTAAATCGTTTAATCAGTAACGGTTATCAAGTGCAACCCCTCAATTTAACTACTTCCCCTTTAATTCCCCCTGATGCTGATGTGGTAATACTTTCCAGCGCCCCTCGCCCTTTACTACAAGGAGAAGTTAACGCTTTACAGCAATATGTAGAGAGAGGCGGAAGTCTTCTATTAATGGTGGATGCTAATACAGATATACCCCTAGCTAATTTATTAACCGAGTGGGGAATTAGTTTTGATGATGGTTTGGTGGTGGATGCCACGGGCGCTGGGGAGATTTTCGGTTTGGGTCCGGCGGTGGTGTTTGTAGTAGAATATGGTAGCCATCCCATCACAACGGATTTTGCTGGTAATATTACCTTATTTCCCAACGCACGGGCGCTGATTTCCTCTCCTCAAGATAACATCGAAGTATCCCCTTTAATGGTGACGGGCGCTCAAACTTGGAGCGAAAAGGATATAAGCACCGATACCATTCAATTTGATGAAGGGGAAGATTTACCCGGTCCACTTAATCTCGGTTATGCTTTAGTTAAACAAAATCCTGTCGCCGACTCCCCAACTCCAGAGATTATCCCGGCAAATCCCGAAACTCCCCCTGAAGAAGTCATCCCAGAAGGAGGTTTACCCTTACCACCAACTCTAAATAATCCTCCTTCTCCAGAAACTACCCCTACTGAAAAATTACCTGCAGAAACCAAAATGGTAGTATTAGGTAACGCTCGTTTTGCTACCAACGGTTGGTTATCGCAACAACTTAACGGCGATTTATTTGCCAATGCCGTTGCGTGGTTAGGAGAAGATAATGAAAATGCCCTTTCGATCGCACCTAAAACTACCACCAATCGTCGTCTTAATCCTTCCCCTTGGCAAGTTTCCCTCGTTTCTTGGTTAGCTTTAGTCATTTTACCACTTCTCGGCATGGGGGGAGGGGCGCTGGTATGGTGGCGACAAAGGTGAGGGGAAATTATGAGTTATGAATTATGAGTTATGAATTGTGAGTTATGAATTATGAATTATATCAAGTCTGTTTGATTACTTAGGGTTTGCTGAATAAATCAAAACCCTTTTAAAACAAAGGTTTTAAGTACGATAAAATGTTTAAAAAGTGCCAAAAATAGCCTTTTTTCCCAAAAAATACTGTATTTTTTTCCATCCCAATAAAAAATTCTAAATCCTACATTCTACATTCTACATTCCCACCCCTCACCAAAATACTTTTTAAGCACCACTTACTTATGAATCAATTCAACATAATCTTAGTTCAATTTATTGAACGTCATACTGTTGGTTCCGTGTAATTCATTACACGGTAGGGAAATTGCGAAGATACCATCTATTTATAACGGATTATCCGAACTTGATATTAATGAGTAGGTGAAGAATTAATTATCCATTGTCCATGTCAAAGATGACGATGAGAAAACTTGAGATAAAATATAGAGGCAATTAAAAATATAGTTAAATAATGACGGAATCCTCATCCCATATCGGCACAAGAAATACTCCCCAAGAAGATTATCGCCTCATTGACATTCAAGAATTAACGCCCATGTATCAGCATTATGTGGAAGTTAAAGAGCAATATCCTAATGCTTTATTATTGTATCGAGTGGGCGATTTTTTCGAGTGCTTTTTTCAGGATGCCGTCACCATCGCCCAAGAGTTGGAATTAGTTATCACCAGTAAAGATGGCGGTAAGAATGTCGGTAGAATTGCCATGACTGGTGTGCCACATCACGCTTTAGATCGTTATGCTAGACAATTAGTAGAAAAAGGTTACTCTGTCATCATATGCGATCAAGTGGAAGATTCCGCCACCGCTTCGGCAGAAAAAAGATTAGTAAAAAGAGCGATTACGAAGCTATTAACCCCCGGTACCATTACGGAGGAAGAAATGTTATCATCAAAAAAAAATAACTTTCTCGCTTCAGTAGTAGTGGCAAAAGAGCATTGGGGCTTGGCTTATGCAGATATTTCTACGGGGGAATTTTTCACCACTCAAAGCCAAGATTTAAGCGCCCTCCACACAGAATTATTACGATTACAACCTGCGGAAATATTATACCCTACCAGCGCCCCTGACCTTAACAGGATACTTCGTCCGGGGCAAAAATGCGCTGATTTACCAGATTTTCTGCCCGACTGTTTTTGTTATTCTTTACGGCAACAAAAACCTTTTGATATTCATGAAGCAAAACCTTTATTACTGTTAGAATTTAAGCTCAAATCTTTGGAAGGCATCGGGTGCGAAAATTTACCCCTAGCTATTCGCGCCGCCGGAGGATTATTGGAATATGTGCAGGATACCCAAAAAGCTAATCAAGTGCCGTTGCAATTACTTCGCAGTTATAATATTAGCGATTATTTAGTCCTAGATAGCACCACTAGACGAAACCTCGAAATCACTAGCACAGTGCGTGATAATACCTTTCATGGCTCTTTACTGTGGGCTTTAGACCGTACTTGTACTGCTATGGGGGGGAGGGCGCTGAGACGATGGTTATTGCAACCTTTACTCAATAAAATGGGAATTATTGCCCGTCAAGATACCATCGCTGAGTTAATCGATAATTTGCCGTTGCGCGAAGCTATCCGAGATTTACTCAAGAGTATATATGATTTAGAACGTATTACGGGGAGGGTGGGCGCTGGTACAGCTAACCCCAAGGAGTTACTTAATTTAGCGGATTCTTTGTTAAAATTACGGGAGTTGGCGGAGTTGGCAAAGGAAGGCAAATCACCTTATTTTCAGGCGTTGCAAAAAGTGCCTCCTGAGTTGGAAAGTTTAGGGGAAAAGGTGGTTAATGCTTTGGTGGAATTTCCCCCCCAACACGTCAAGGAAGGGGGAATTATCCGAGATGGCGTTAATCAACAGTTGGATGATATGCGCACCCTCATTGACGGGGATAAGGAGTGGTTGGCTAATTTGGAAGTGACGGAAAGACAGCGCACGGGGGTGGCTAATTTGAAGGTGGGTTACAATAAAACCTTCGGTTATTATATCAGTATGCCTCGCTCTAAGGCTGATTTAGCGCCCGAAAATTACCAACGTAAACAAACTTTATTGAATGAAGAAAGGTATATTACAGCAGAGTTAAAAGAGAAAGAAAATCGCATTTTAAATGCTAAGGATAATCTGGCCAAATTTGAATATGAAATATTTGTTAATTTACGTTCTTTAGTAGCTGAAAAAACTGACAATATTAGAAAAGTTGCTCAAGCTATTTCAGCTATGGATGTCTTGACTGGTTTAGCTGAGTTGTCTGTTTATCAGGATTACCACCGCCCTGACATTACAGAAGATAGAATTTTAAAAATAAAAAATGGTCGTCATCCTGTGGTAGAAAAGTTATTAGGTTTTGGAATGTTCGTGCCTAATTCTGCTAATTTAGGTACAGAAAAAGCACCAGATTTAATCATTTTGACAGGTCCGAATGCCAGTGGTAAAAGTTGTTATTTGCGTCAAGTGGGTTTGATTCAATTAATGGCACAAATCGGCAGTTTTATTCCTGCTGATAGCGCGAAATTAAGTATCTGTGATCGTATTTTTACGAGGGTGGGCGCTGTAGATGATATTGGCACGGGGCAATCTACTTTTATGGTAGAAATGAATGAAACGGCAAATATTCTCAATCATGCCACGGCAAAATCTTTGGTATTATTAGATGAAATCGGGCGCGGCACAGCCACATTTGATGGTTTGTCCATTGCGTGGGCGGTGGCTGAATATCTCGCTATTGAAATACAAAGCCGTACTATTTTTGCCACTCACTACCATGAATTGAACGAATTAGCATCTATTTTAGATAATGTGGCTAATTATCAAGTAACTGTAAAAGAGCTGGAAAATGAGATTATTTTTCTACATGAAGTAAAGGCGGGGGGCGCTGATAAATCTTACGGTATTGAAGCAGGAAGATTGGCAGGATTACCGAGAGTGGTAATTAAACGGGCAAAACAGGTAATGAGTCAAATCGAAAAACATAGTAAAATTGCCATCGGTTTGCGGAAAAATATCACTAAATTACCGCCTTCTCAGCAGGAGAATAGTGCGGATGTGATGACTCAATTAGATATTTTTGAATAATTGGTATAAAATTATGATTTATAATCAAATATATCGAAGATACAATAAATTTAGTACTATTTTTACACAATTATCTCTTCTGTATTATGAATGCGAATGAATCAAATCAACTAGAAGGAAAAGAACCTTGGTTAGCGGTTAATCTATCCTTAATATTTCCCGGTATAGGTCATTTTTATGCTGGTTATCCCTTTAGAGGATTATTTTTTATTACTTTAACTATAGTTTTTTTATGTTCTATTTTTTTATGGTTTATTGATTCTCATAGCAGTTTAATCAAACTTATTTCTTTTGTTGTAGCTGTTATAATATCGATTATAGTTAGTTCTATTGATGCCTATAAATTAACTGTCAAAAATAATACTTTAGAATTTGAAAAACTAAGAAAAGAAGAAAAAGATTCTTGGTTAGCAATATTTTTAGCTAGAATAAATTTAGGTTTTGGATTTATTTATTCAGGAAAAATATCTATTGGATTAACTTTACTTGTAATCACATTTATTCCCCATGCAGGATTATCATTATTTTTTTTATCTCCTTTGATAGTTTATTATTTATATACTGTAACAAATAATACTAGAAAGAAAATATACTCTGCAATTATTTTAATTTGTATTTCAAGTATTGTCAGTCCATTGCTTATTATTATGTTTAGTTTTTCTTTAAAAACTTTTGTCGCAGAATTTCGTTATATACCTGCATCTTCAATGGAACCAACTTTACAAATAAATGATAGATTAGTTGTTAATAAATTAATTTATCATTTAGATAATCCTCAAAGGGGGGATATTATTGTTTTTGAGGCAACAGATAACTTGAAAAAAGAAGGATATAAAGATGATTTTATAAAGAGAATTATTGGATTGCCCAATGAAAAAGTAGAGGTAGAAAATAATCAAGTTTATATAAATGACCAACCCTTAGAAGAAAACTATATCACGGAAAAAAATGATTATAATTTTGGTGCTGTAACTGTACCATCTGATAGTTATTTTGTGTTAGGAGATAATCGAAATAACAGTTATGATAGTCGTTACTGGGGTTTTGTTCCAAAACAAAACATTATTGGAAAAGCCACTAAAATATATTATCCTTTTGAACGTAGTGGAAAAATAAAGTAAATAAAGATACTTAGCTTTGAAGTAGGTAGATTGGCAGGATTAACAAGAGTGGTAATTAAACGGGCAAAGCAGGTAATGAGTCAAATCGAAAAGCATAGTAAAATTGCCATCGGTTTGAGAAAAAATATCACTAAATTACAGCCTTCTCAGCAGGAGAATAGTGCGGATGTGATGACTCAATTAGATATTTTTGAATAGTTATTGATTGGTATTAAAGGGCATATGATATTATGAAGTGATTGCTTAGAATAAGTCAATTAAAAACTAAAATGATTAAAAGTTTTCAGTGTAAGGAAACAGAAAAAATATTTTTAAGGAAATTTTCCTCTTCTTTACCAGCACAAATTCAAAAAATAGCACAAAGAAAATTAAGTATTTTAGATGCAGCCGAGAAGGTTGAAGATTTAAGAATTCCACCGGGTAATCGCTTAGAAAAATTAAAAGGAGACAGAGAAGGACAATATAGTATTAGAATAAATGAACAATGGCGTTTATGCTTTACTTGGCAGGAAGGAAATGCTTTTGACGTACAAATTGTTGATTATCATTAAGGTGAAATGACGATGAATGAAAAATTAAAACCAATACATCCGGGAGAAATCTTACTAGAAGAATTTATTAAACCTCTTGATTTAACTACGCCAATATTGGCAAAGGATATTAATCTATCTTTAAAATTAATTGAAGAAATTATTTTAGAAAAACAATCTATTACTACAGAAATTGGTTTGAGATTATCTAAATATTTTGGATTATCCGAAAGATTTTGGCTTAATTTACAATTAAAATATGATTTGGAAATTACTAAGGATAAATTAGAAGAGACTATTAATTCAGAGGTTAAA
This genomic window contains:
- the mutS gene encoding DNA mismatch repair protein MutS; translation: MTESSSHIGTRNTPQEDYRLIDIQELTPMYQHYVEVKEQYPNALLLYRVGDFFECFFQDAVTIAQELELVITSKDGGKNVGRIAMTGVPHHALDRYARQLVEKGYSVIICDQVEDSATASAEKRLVKRAITKLLTPGTITEEEMLSSKKNNFLASVVVAKEHWGLAYADISTGEFFTTQSQDLSALHTELLRLQPAEILYPTSAPDLNRILRPGQKCADLPDFLPDCFCYSLRQQKPFDIHEAKPLLLLEFKLKSLEGIGCENLPLAIRAAGGLLEYVQDTQKANQVPLQLLRSYNISDYLVLDSTTRRNLEITSTVRDNTFHGSLLWALDRTCTAMGGRALRRWLLQPLLNKMGIIARQDTIAELIDNLPLREAIRDLLKSIYDLERITGRVGAGTANPKELLNLADSLLKLRELAELAKEGKSPYFQALQKVPPELESLGEKVVNALVEFPPQHVKEGGIIRDGVNQQLDDMRTLIDGDKEWLANLEVTERQRTGVANLKVGYNKTFGYYISMPRSKADLAPENYQRKQTLLNEERYITAELKEKENRILNAKDNLAKFEYEIFVNLRSLVAEKTDNIRKVAQAISAMDVLTGLAELSVYQDYHRPDITEDRILKIKNGRHPVVEKLLGFGMFVPNSANLGTEKAPDLIILTGPNASGKSCYLRQVGLIQLMAQIGSFIPADSAKLSICDRIFTRVGAVDDIGTGQSTFMVEMNETANILNHATAKSLVLLDEIGRGTATFDGLSIAWAVAEYLAIEIQSRTIFATHYHELNELASILDNVANYQVTVKELENEIIFLHEVKAGGADKSYGIEAGRLAGLPRVVIKRAKQVMSQIEKHSKIAIGLRKNITKLPPSQQENSADVMTQLDIFE
- the lepB gene encoding signal peptidase I, translated to MNANESNQLEGKEPWLAVNLSLIFPGIGHFYAGYPFRGLFFITLTIVFLCSIFLWFIDSHSSLIKLISFVVAVIISIIVSSIDAYKLTVKNNTLEFEKLRKEEKDSWLAIFLARINLGFGFIYSGKISIGLTLLVITFIPHAGLSLFFLSPLIVYYLYTVTNNTRKKIYSAIILICISSIVSPLLIIMFSFSLKTFVAEFRYIPASSMEPTLQINDRLVVNKLIYHLDNPQRGDIIVFEATDNLKKEGYKDDFIKRIIGLPNEKVEVENNQVYINDQPLEENYITEKNDYNFGAVTVPSDSYFVLGDNRNNSYDSRYWGFVPKQNIIGKATKIYYPFERSGKIK
- a CDS encoding serine hydrolase, coding for MSNNHSNTERNVTDLNKRRKVVRLKTVNSKNQMESNSLPKSPESLFNTIFNYIFRLGIVGVGIGSIFGTILANIDLTKPLFPTVKIPFLTSEASNSETAEESKITEEVKPPNNTVTATNNNLTPAPLAFSQELMPLREKLLKLTAEYQDLKTSAFFVDLDNGAFVNLNGITPVAAASTIKTPILVAFLQDVDAGKVRLDEMLTMTEATKAPEAGNMQYQPLGTQYTALKVIEEMMINSDNTATNMIIEKVGGAEALNQRFKEWGLEATVINNYLPDMEGTNTTSARDLAQLLMKVNQGDLVSLRSRDRMLNIMERVVTRTLLPQGLEPEAIIYHKTGDIGIILGDAGIIDIPSGKRYIGAVFVQRPYNDVRGRTLIQDISRTTYQHFKWYEPRNN
- a CDS encoding type II toxin-antitoxin system RelE/ParE family toxin, with amino-acid sequence MIKSFQCKETEKIFLRKFSSSLPAQIQKIAQRKLSILDAAEKVEDLRIPPGNRLEKLKGDREGQYSIRINEQWRLCFTWQEGNAFDVQIVDYH
- a CDS encoding HigA family addiction module antidote protein, whose product is MTMNEKLKPIHPGEILLEEFIKPLDLTTPILAKDINLSLKLIEEIILEKQSITTEIGLRLSKYFGLSERFWLNLQLKYDLEITKDKLEETINSEVKTISI
- a CDS encoding Gldg family protein, translated to MKKYLIYLFSSALLFLSAGIVINILTQNNDFIALTFIAVGAILFLLTIGIYLYQSKGFWQRRSTEAGTNALVATLAVTVIFILVNYLGFTYSWRVDWTENQLFTLSPQSQQLVKNLSQPIQIYVFDSAPNPNDRALLENYRRQSNQFSYEYVDPQINLSLAQQFGVQRAGEVYIKYEDRQQLVQNISPENPLTEVELTRAINSIQRPSSPMIYIIQGHGEPTVEAGENSFADGVNRLISNGYQVQPLNLTTSPLIPPDADVVILSSAPRPLLQGEVNALQQYVERGGSLLLMVDANTDIPLANLLTEWGISFDDGLVVDATGAGEIFGLGPAVVFVVEYGSHPITTDFAGNITLFPNARALISSPQDNIEVSPLMVTGAQTWSEKDISTDTIQFDEGEDLPGPLNLGYALVKQNPVADSPTPEIIPANPETPPEEVIPEGGLPLPPTLNNPPSPETTPTEKLPAETKMVVLGNARFATNGWLSQQLNGDLFANAVAWLGEDNENALSIAPKTTTNRRLNPSPWQVSLVSWLALVILPLLGMGGGALVWWRQR